Proteins encoded within one genomic window of Lysinibacillus louembei:
- a CDS encoding YpoC family protein produces the protein MITVKKQLISQIAVDDWYAKWDKLSSQIYEAHATRNGQAGQFMLEGIAHFIDFLCKASEVERYDAQQSYELLPLNGGERLAFVQGNPAQYVSYRQLDELYKETKKRCARLRI, from the coding sequence ATGATAACGGTGAAGAAACAATTGATTTCGCAGATAGCTGTCGATGACTGGTATGCGAAATGGGACAAGCTATCCTCGCAAATCTATGAGGCACATGCTACAAGAAATGGGCAGGCAGGGCAATTCATGCTAGAAGGCATAGCTCATTTTATTGACTTTTTATGCAAGGCATCGGAGGTAGAACGCTACGATGCACAGCAAAGCTATGAGCTACTACCATTAAACGGCGGTGAGCGGTTAGCCTTTGTGCAAGGGAATCCAGCACAATATGTGAGCTATCGACAGTTAGATGAGCTATATAAAGAAACAAAAAAGCGCTGTGCAAGATTGCGTATATAA
- the nth gene encoding endonuclease III, with protein sequence MLTKKQWLHFLDEMDKMFPEAHCELVHDNPFELTIATLLSAQCTDVLVNKVTKSLFQKYKTPEDYLAVSLEELQDDIRSIGLYRNKAKNIQLLCQRLITEYNGEIPANREELVTLPGVGRKTANVVLSVAFDVPAMAVDTHVERIAKRLGLCRWKDSVLEVEETIMKKTPIEKWSKAHHQMIFFGRYHCKAQNPGCHICPLLDDCREGQKRLKKGLVKK encoded by the coding sequence ATGTTAACGAAAAAGCAGTGGCTGCATTTTTTAGATGAAATGGACAAAATGTTTCCAGAGGCGCATTGTGAGCTTGTACACGATAATCCGTTTGAGCTGACAATTGCCACATTATTATCTGCGCAATGTACAGACGTACTTGTCAATAAAGTAACGAAAAGCTTATTCCAAAAATATAAAACACCAGAAGATTATTTAGCCGTTTCATTGGAAGAATTACAGGACGATATTCGCTCCATTGGACTATATCGCAATAAAGCAAAAAATATTCAATTATTATGTCAACGCTTAATAACGGAATACAATGGTGAAATACCAGCAAACCGTGAGGAGCTTGTCACATTGCCAGGCGTCGGACGCAAAACGGCTAATGTTGTGCTATCAGTCGCTTTCGATGTACCTGCGATGGCAGTTGATACACATGTCGAGCGCATTGCGAAGCGCTTAGGGCTTTGTCGCTGGAAAGATAGCGTCTTAGAAGTAGAAGAAACAATTATGAAAAAAACGCCAATTGAAAAATGGTCAAAAGCCCATCATCAAATGATTTTCTTTGGACGTTACCATTGCAAAGCGCAAAATCCAGGCTGTCATATATGCCCCTTGTTAGATGATTGCCGAGAAGGGCAAAAGCGTTTGAAAAAAGGACTTGTCAAAAAATGA
- a CDS encoding DnaD domain-containing protein, producing MTSNEQLRIWLEQKHMTIPQLFFQHYKALQINDDDAMLLLHLLAFHEEGNDFPTPDDLMARTSFVQNEISAKIQRFLQKGFIEITHDVNSDGKIYEKYSLYPLWNRIITLLEANTIAINDEQQKREEGAIFSIFEQEFGRLLSPMELENINAWLDMDKHSPELIKAALKEAVLAGKLSLRYIDRILFEWKKKNFTTVKQVEQHAEQFRKRTITQPQTEKKPKRVMYNWLEEKE from the coding sequence ATGACAAGCAATGAGCAACTTCGCATATGGTTAGAGCAAAAGCATATGACGATTCCACAGCTATTTTTTCAGCATTATAAAGCACTACAAATTAACGATGACGATGCTATGTTGCTGCTCCATTTATTAGCGTTTCATGAAGAGGGAAATGACTTTCCAACACCAGATGATTTGATGGCAAGAACCTCTTTTGTACAAAATGAAATTTCAGCAAAAATACAACGTTTTTTACAAAAAGGCTTTATTGAAATAACGCATGATGTCAATAGTGATGGGAAAATTTATGAAAAATATTCGCTTTATCCATTGTGGAATCGCATTATTACACTATTAGAGGCGAATACAATTGCCATAAATGATGAGCAGCAAAAAAGAGAAGAGGGCGCGATTTTTTCCATATTTGAGCAGGAATTTGGTCGCCTTTTATCGCCGATGGAGCTTGAAAATATTAACGCATGGCTCGATATGGATAAGCATTCCCCTGAGCTAATAAAGGCAGCTTTAAAGGAAGCCGTATTAGCAGGAAAGCTGTCACTTCGCTATATTGATCGCATCTTATTTGAATGGAAAAAGAAAAATTTCACAACGGTCAAGCAGGTGGAGCAGCATGCAGAGCAATTCCGCAAACGCACCATTACACAGCCGCAAACGGAAAAAAAACCGAAGCGCGTGATGTACAATTGGTTGGAAGAAAAAGAATAG
- a CDS encoding GNAT family N-acetyltransferase, translated as MNILTERLCIRNFKESDWQALYEYTADPMVMHYLPEDAFTEKEAQQFVQENQGENAEKFAVVLKATDELIGHTAFFRYFGEHTYEIGWVFNPKHYQKGYATEAAQAVIHYGFTECKLHRIIATCQPENTASWRIMEKIGMRKEGYFKKCIPTKDGWWDEYYYAILAEEYLSWFSGCLDIH; from the coding sequence ATGAATATACTAACAGAGCGTTTATGCATTAGAAATTTTAAGGAAAGCGATTGGCAGGCGCTTTATGAATATACTGCTGATCCGATGGTGATGCACTATTTGCCAGAGGATGCATTTACAGAAAAGGAGGCACAGCAATTTGTACAGGAGAATCAAGGCGAGAATGCGGAAAAATTTGCGGTAGTGTTAAAGGCAACAGACGAGCTAATTGGGCATACTGCCTTCTTCCGCTATTTTGGTGAGCATACATATGAGATTGGCTGGGTATTTAATCCGAAACACTATCAAAAGGGCTATGCAACAGAAGCTGCACAGGCAGTCATACATTATGGCTTTACTGAATGTAAGCTGCATCGTATTATTGCCACATGTCAGCCTGAAAATACAGCTTCTTGGCGCATTATGGAGAAAATAGGTATGCGTAAAGAAGGCTATTTTAAAAAATGTATTCCAACAAAGGATGGTTGGTGGGATGAGTACTATTATGCCATTTTAGCAGAGGAATATTTATCTTGGTTCAGTGGATGTTTGGACATCCACTGA
- a CDS encoding pyridoxal phosphate-dependent aminotransferase: MKQLLANRVKTLTPSSTLAITAKAKELKEQGIDVIGLGAGEPDFNTPKNILDAATKSMEQGFTKYTPAGGLPALKQAIIAKLQRDNELTYKANEVIVGVGAKHVLYTLFQVILNEGDEVIIPIPYWVSYPEQVKLAGGVPVYVEGTSEQQYKITAQQLAAAITEKTKAVIINSPSNPSGMVYSPEELKALAEVAEKHDILIVSDEIYEKLLYNGNKHFSIAQISPAIKARTIVINGLAKSHSMTGWRIGYAAGDADIINAMTDLASHSTSNATTTAQYAAIEAYNGPQDAVEEMRQAFEERLEKIYPQIAAIPGFKLLKPEGAFYLLPDVAEAMEKTGYDNVDAFAEALLTEANVAVIPGSGFGTNTTIRLSYAIAYDLLEEAVRRMDKFVKSKWQ, from the coding sequence TTGAAACAGCTGTTAGCAAACCGTGTAAAAACTTTAACGCCTTCTTCGACTCTGGCAATTACAGCAAAGGCGAAGGAATTGAAAGAGCAAGGTATTGATGTTATCGGATTAGGCGCAGGTGAGCCTGATTTTAATACGCCTAAAAATATTTTAGATGCAGCGACAAAGTCAATGGAACAAGGCTTCACAAAATATACGCCAGCAGGTGGCTTGCCAGCATTAAAGCAAGCGATTATTGCAAAATTACAGCGCGATAATGAGCTGACGTATAAGGCAAATGAGGTTATCGTAGGCGTTGGAGCAAAGCATGTGCTTTACACATTGTTCCAAGTTATTTTAAATGAGGGTGATGAGGTTATCATCCCAATTCCATACTGGGTATCGTATCCTGAGCAAGTGAAGCTAGCAGGTGGTGTACCAGTGTATGTCGAGGGAACGAGTGAGCAGCAATATAAAATTACAGCACAGCAATTAGCTGCTGCTATTACAGAAAAAACAAAAGCTGTTATTATTAACTCGCCGTCAAATCCTTCTGGCATGGTTTATAGCCCAGAGGAGTTAAAAGCATTAGCTGAAGTTGCTGAAAAACATGATATTTTAATCGTATCAGATGAAATTTATGAAAAGCTTTTATACAATGGCAATAAGCATTTTTCAATTGCGCAAATTTCACCAGCGATTAAAGCGCGCACAATCGTTATTAACGGCTTAGCAAAATCGCATTCGATGACGGGCTGGCGCATCGGTTATGCAGCAGGTGATGCAGACATTATTAATGCGATGACGGATTTAGCATCTCATTCTACGTCAAATGCAACAACAACAGCGCAATATGCAGCGATTGAAGCATACAACGGTCCACAGGATGCAGTAGAAGAAATGCGTCAAGCATTTGAGGAGCGCTTAGAAAAAATTTATCCGCAAATTGCGGCGATTCCAGGCTTTAAGCTATTAAAGCCAGAGGGTGCTTTTTACTTGCTACCAGATGTAGCTGAAGCAATGGAGAAAACAGGTTATGATAATGTCGACGCCTTTGCAGAAGCGTTATTAACGGAGGCAAATGTAGCTGTAATACCAGGCTCAGGCTTCGGTACAAATACGACAATTCGCTTGTCATATGCCATTGCATATGATTTATTAGAGGAAGCAGTACGTCGCATGGACAAATTTGTAAAATCAAAATGGCAATAA
- a CDS encoding cell wall elongation regulator TseB-like domain-containing protein gives MKKWIIFSTVFLVSLSLVISILVLWKADAPFNEMEEKAEQLALVTKSLAIVSDSYTYNGNKPYVTVFGVDEYGKEKAIFVPITLEENAIQEVFLQDGITEEQALAVLHDEATVKKILHTKLGYEEQGAVWEITYLNNTDQLNYVYILFEDGQWWKRILNL, from the coding sequence ATGAAAAAGTGGATAATTTTTAGTACAGTCTTTCTCGTCTCTTTGTCACTTGTCATCTCCATCTTAGTACTCTGGAAAGCCGATGCTCCATTTAATGAAATGGAGGAAAAGGCTGAGCAATTAGCGCTCGTCACAAAATCGCTCGCAATTGTTTCGGACTCTTATACCTATAATGGCAATAAGCCGTATGTTACCGTATTCGGGGTAGACGAATATGGTAAGGAAAAAGCAATTTTTGTTCCAATCACTTTAGAAGAAAATGCGATTCAGGAAGTATTTTTGCAGGACGGAATAACGGAAGAACAAGCGCTAGCAGTGTTGCATGATGAAGCGACAGTAAAAAAAATACTTCATACAAAATTAGGCTATGAGGAGCAAGGTGCGGTGTGGGAAATTACTTATTTGAATAACACAGACCAGCTAAATTATGTTTATATTTTGTTTGAAGATGGGCAATGGTGGAAACGTATTTTGAATTTGTAG
- a CDS encoding PTS sugar transporter subunit IIB, which yields MKNIMLVCVAGMSTSLLVSKMKQAAEEQNLEADIFAIPEGEVDKVLAEKSVDVLLLGPQVRYLKGSFEAKYKEKNLPIDVINMTDYGMMNGANVLKHAYSLMK from the coding sequence ATGAAAAACATCATGTTAGTTTGTGTAGCAGGAATGAGCACAAGCTTGCTTGTATCGAAAATGAAACAGGCGGCAGAGGAACAAAATTTGGAAGCGGATATTTTTGCCATTCCTGAAGGGGAAGTTGATAAAGTATTGGCAGAAAAATCGGTAGATGTTTTGCTGCTAGGACCGCAAGTTCGTTACTTAAAAGGTTCATTTGAAGCGAAGTACAAAGAGAAAAACCTTCCAATCGATGTGATCAATATGACAGATTACGGCATGATGAATGGCGCAAATGTATTAAAACATGCGTATAGCTTAATGAAATAA
- a CDS encoding YpmA family protein — MESKVEVLSVVKINYQSDLYKVVDTLNRTLKEQNLMFGLALDREDQEKAIFTIYRT, encoded by the coding sequence ATGGAAAGTAAAGTCGAAGTATTATCGGTTGTGAAAATAAACTATCAATCTGATCTGTATAAGGTCGTTGATACATTAAATCGAACATTGAAAGAGCAAAATTTAATGTTTGGCTTAGCGCTAGATCGAGAAGATCAAGAAAAAGCGATTTTCACAATTTATCGCACTTAG
- the dinG gene encoding ATP-dependent DNA helicase DinG, with the protein MMESQKYAIVDLETTGHSFAGGDRIIQIAIVIMKDWYIERTFTTFIHPEKSIPLFIQGLTNITDEDVASAKPFAAYGQTIYDLLQDAVFVAHNADFDLAFLQAELRKAGLPAWQGKKLDTVELAKIVFPMALSYKLGDLAQELHIPLEQAHRADDDAKATAQLLKACWEELKALPQATIEQLHKRSFQLKSDISHLLFAALHLKRSTVKEQQGFIYAYQLAIKQPPAIQSKTVTDSIYPKTRKEKLALLQKEIPTFEERPQQFQMMDIIWHSFHDKQEAMIEASTGIGKTLAYLLPAFYYAKHSGKKIGISTYTSNLLDQLLYEELVKLEQITGERVRVAVLKGMQNYIDIGRFAKILKVDDESYDETLAIAQVITWLAKTETGDLNELNMSGGGQLFLEKIRKLKWQKVQQFDFYSYAIEQSQHADILMTNHAMLLADLVRQEQLFDNVGGWIIDEAHQFIQAAVQQDEKVFSYTAWKYLFGRIGTPGEDQLFDKLQHIAMETGRVPRQLLKKTAQNFQRLVTAFDYVMHTLIEQLQHILRQSHRHEAKQAVMLTELTIDVQRCTQLSTFMQNWIDSAEQVLYMFYEHQEEISIAQQYILDEWQYWIHEFKIKVAEWDELFVLRQADYFAWFELDKRSIPGSLQLMKKPLQVTASIERLFVPMRQQAAIVWTSGTLTVPNNERFIADQIGIAADVPIHRLQASSSYYQGARCFIVTDMPDIQAVSQHDYIEEMAYAITRIVRTTEGRCFVLFTSQDMLRKTVLLIQETKLLDDYMLFAQGVTAGSRMRLLKSFQKFSHSVLFGTNSFWEGVDVPGDGLAAVIVVRLPFSAPNEPTFKAKSQMLQAQGYNAFTELALPEATLRFKQGFGRLIRSSTDSGAFIILDRRIDTKSYGKEFLSALPPISIQKLSLEHMVQALGNWYNNRHE; encoded by the coding sequence ATGATGGAAAGTCAAAAATATGCAATTGTCGATTTGGAAACGACAGGTCATTCGTTTGCAGGCGGTGATCGCATCATTCAAATCGCGATTGTGATTATGAAGGATTGGTATATTGAAAGAACATTTACAACTTTTATCCATCCAGAAAAATCAATTCCGTTATTTATTCAAGGTTTAACGAATATAACGGATGAGGATGTAGCAAGTGCAAAGCCTTTTGCGGCGTATGGGCAAACAATTTACGATTTATTGCAGGATGCCGTTTTTGTTGCCCATAATGCAGACTTCGATTTAGCTTTTTTACAAGCAGAATTACGCAAAGCAGGCTTACCAGCATGGCAAGGGAAAAAGCTTGATACAGTAGAACTGGCGAAAATTGTTTTTCCAATGGCATTAAGCTATAAATTAGGTGACTTAGCACAGGAATTGCATATTCCACTTGAGCAGGCACATCGAGCGGATGATGATGCGAAAGCGACAGCGCAATTGTTAAAGGCTTGTTGGGAGGAGTTGAAGGCGCTGCCACAAGCGACAATCGAGCAATTACATAAGCGCTCGTTCCAATTAAAATCAGATATTTCACACCTGCTATTTGCCGCACTGCATCTAAAAAGAAGCACAGTAAAAGAACAGCAAGGGTTTATTTATGCCTATCAACTGGCGATTAAGCAGCCGCCTGCTATTCAGTCAAAAACGGTGACGGACAGTATCTACCCAAAAACACGTAAAGAAAAGCTGGCACTTTTGCAAAAGGAAATCCCAACCTTTGAAGAGCGGCCACAGCAATTTCAAATGATGGACATTATTTGGCATAGCTTTCATGACAAGCAAGAAGCAATGATTGAGGCTTCTACAGGTATTGGTAAAACGTTAGCGTATTTATTGCCAGCCTTTTACTACGCTAAGCACAGTGGGAAAAAAATTGGCATTAGCACATACACATCAAATTTACTTGACCAGCTATTGTACGAGGAGCTTGTAAAGCTGGAACAAATTACAGGTGAACGTGTGCGGGTTGCTGTATTAAAAGGTATGCAAAATTATATTGATATTGGACGTTTCGCTAAAATTTTGAAGGTTGATGATGAATCTTATGATGAAACACTAGCCATTGCACAAGTCATTACATGGCTCGCAAAAACCGAAACGGGTGATTTAAACGAGCTCAATATGTCGGGCGGTGGTCAGCTATTTTTAGAAAAAATTCGTAAGCTGAAATGGCAAAAAGTCCAGCAATTCGATTTTTATAGTTATGCTATCGAACAAAGTCAACATGCGGATATATTGATGACCAACCATGCGATGCTACTTGCAGACCTAGTGCGACAAGAGCAATTATTTGATAATGTTGGTGGCTGGATTATTGATGAAGCCCACCAGTTTATTCAAGCTGCTGTTCAACAGGATGAAAAGGTTTTTTCTTATACAGCTTGGAAATATTTATTTGGGCGAATTGGCACACCTGGAGAAGACCAGCTTTTTGATAAATTGCAGCATATAGCTATGGAGACAGGACGTGTACCAAGACAGCTGTTGAAAAAGACAGCGCAAAATTTTCAACGATTAGTGACAGCATTTGATTATGTGATGCACACGCTTATTGAGCAGCTTCAGCATATACTGCGACAATCACACCGACATGAAGCGAAGCAAGCAGTTATGTTAACAGAGCTAACAATTGATGTACAACGTTGCACACAGCTATCTACGTTTATGCAAAATTGGATAGATAGTGCAGAGCAAGTGTTGTATATGTTTTATGAGCATCAGGAGGAAATTTCTATTGCACAGCAATATATTTTAGATGAATGGCAGTACTGGATTCATGAATTTAAAATAAAAGTGGCAGAATGGGATGAATTATTTGTCCTAAGGCAGGCAGATTATTTTGCATGGTTTGAGCTTGATAAACGCAGTATACCAGGCAGCTTGCAATTAATGAAAAAGCCGCTCCAAGTGACTGCGAGCATTGAGCGATTATTTGTGCCGATGCGACAACAGGCAGCGATTGTTTGGACCTCTGGCACGTTAACAGTGCCAAATAATGAGCGTTTCATCGCAGATCAGATCGGTATTGCAGCGGATGTTCCGATTCATCGTTTACAGGCATCGTCCAGCTATTATCAAGGGGCACGCTGCTTTATCGTGACAGATATGCCCGATATTCAAGCGGTTTCGCAGCATGACTATATCGAGGAAATGGCTTATGCGATTACGAGAATTGTGCGCACAACAGAGGGGCGCTGCTTTGTGCTGTTTACGTCCCAAGATATGCTGCGTAAAACGGTCCTGTTAATTCAAGAAACGAAATTGCTAGATGATTATATGCTGTTTGCACAAGGTGTAACGGCTGGCAGTCGCATGCGTCTATTAAAATCATTTCAGAAATTTAGTCATTCGGTGTTATTTGGCACAAATAGCTTTTGGGAAGGTGTCGATGTGCCAGGAGATGGGCTTGCGGCTGTTATCGTTGTGCGCCTACCATTTTCTGCACCGAACGAGCCAACCTTCAAAGCAAAATCGCAAATGCTACAGGCACAGGGATATAATGCCTTTACGGAGCTTGCTTTACCAGAGGCAACTTTACGTTTTAAACAAGGCTTTGGACGTTTAATTCGCTCATCAACGGACAGCGGTGCATTTATTATTTTAGATCGTCGCATTGATACGAAATCCTATGGGAAAGAATTCCTTTCTGCATTGCCACCGATTTCTATTCAAAAACTATCGCTAGAACATATGGTACAAGCGCTCGGAAATTGGTATAATAACAGACATGAGTAA
- a CDS encoding GNAT family N-acetyltransferase, giving the protein MIQIHNVEEKDYWQIHRLRDYCFPNKYSEARRKDFHHWVQHSTTLGAYDGSKVVGQMLVLPLNMTIHRKNYKMGGIAFVASYPEYRQQGIVKKLMIESLNQMRANGQTISVLAPFSVSFYRYFGWELFFEKLNYTILPEKFPALGKKMDTIKRTSFEWLDEELFEQVKAFHNEQAAVTSGSMQRDEAWWNRLASRHPDSHFALYYEDNQVAAYLRYEVAGTSFMIHDFVAQDMAAEQAIWRFVTAHAASITEIKGVTANHSRFGYYFAEPQFKREVVQDIMVRIVDAQAFLQQYEWNHIEAPLYVRLEDQFCAWNEQIFEVRHNGEVAVIEVEAVDAQQVLALPINLFSAMMVGYLSVQEAVTYAGQPVAQAIIERWQQALQVGKPAFYEYF; this is encoded by the coding sequence ATGATACAAATTCACAATGTGGAAGAAAAAGATTATTGGCAAATCCATCGTTTACGAGACTATTGCTTTCCTAACAAATATAGCGAGGCACGTAGAAAAGATTTTCATCACTGGGTTCAGCATAGTACGACTTTAGGGGCATATGATGGTAGTAAAGTCGTTGGGCAAATGCTTGTTTTGCCATTAAATATGACGATTCATCGTAAAAACTATAAAATGGGTGGCATCGCGTTTGTTGCTTCTTATCCTGAGTATCGTCAGCAAGGTATTGTTAAAAAGCTAATGATTGAATCGCTCAATCAAATGCGAGCAAATGGGCAAACGATTTCTGTATTGGCGCCTTTTTCCGTGTCATTTTATCGCTATTTTGGCTGGGAGCTATTTTTTGAGAAATTAAATTATACGATTTTACCAGAAAAATTTCCTGCATTAGGCAAGAAGATGGATACGATTAAGCGCACAAGCTTTGAATGGCTTGATGAAGAGCTATTTGAGCAGGTGAAAGCGTTTCATAATGAGCAAGCAGCCGTAACGAGCGGCAGTATGCAAAGGGACGAAGCATGGTGGAATCGCTTAGCGAGCAGGCATCCTGATAGTCATTTTGCTTTATATTATGAAGACAATCAAGTAGCTGCCTATCTTCGTTATGAAGTAGCAGGTACATCATTTATGATTCACGATTTTGTAGCGCAAGATATGGCGGCAGAGCAGGCGATTTGGCGCTTTGTGACAGCGCATGCAGCAAGCATTACTGAAATTAAAGGAGTTACAGCAAATCATAGTCGCTTTGGCTATTATTTTGCAGAGCCGCAATTTAAGCGTGAGGTTGTGCAAGATATTATGGTGCGAATTGTAGATGCGCAAGCCTTCCTACAGCAATATGAATGGAATCACATTGAGGCGCCTTTATATGTGCGTTTAGAAGATCAATTTTGCGCATGGAATGAGCAAATATTTGAGGTTCGTCATAACGGGGAAGTAGCCGTTATAGAGGTGGAGGCTGTGGATGCACAGCAAGTACTAGCATTGCCAATCAATTTATTTTCAGCAATGATGGTCGGCTATTTATCTGTTCAAGAGGCAGTTACGTATGCAGGGCAGCCTGTAGCACAAGCAATCATTGAACGCTGGCAGCAGGCACTACAAGTTGGTAAACCTGCATTTTATGAATATTTTTAA
- a CDS encoding GntR family transcriptional regulator: MLDKNSYIPIYIQIEEIIKQRILSNEYKIGEAIPSERELSVQFDVSRMTVRQSITNLVNDGMLYREKGRGTFVANPKLEQPLQGLTSFTEDMRARNMVPSSKVVRFEKIIPSVDVARDLQLELGEEVFFVIRIRNADGIPMAVERTYIPVKIYPELDASKLTGSLYSLIETAFHQKIGNAIQQMEAAIVSKEDSKLLQINQVAPVLIIKRISYLSNGVPFELVRSVYRADRYKFISQISR; this comes from the coding sequence TTGTTAGATAAAAATTCGTATATACCAATCTATATACAAATTGAAGAAATAATTAAACAGAGAATACTTTCAAATGAATATAAAATTGGTGAGGCGATACCATCAGAGCGAGAGCTTTCAGTTCAATTTGATGTAAGTCGTATGACTGTGAGGCAATCGATTACGAATTTAGTGAATGATGGCATGCTTTATCGAGAAAAAGGGCGGGGAACATTTGTAGCAAATCCAAAATTGGAACAGCCGTTACAAGGCTTAACGAGCTTTACCGAAGATATGCGTGCAAGAAATATGGTGCCAAGCAGTAAAGTTGTGCGTTTCGAAAAGATTATTCCGTCTGTTGATGTAGCAAGAGATTTGCAATTAGAGCTGGGCGAGGAAGTATTTTTTGTGATCCGAATTCGTAATGCAGATGGAATTCCGATGGCAGTGGAGCGAACATATATCCCAGTGAAAATTTATCCTGAATTAGATGCAAGTAAGCTAACAGGTTCTTTGTACTCATTAATTGAAACCGCTTTCCATCAAAAAATTGGCAATGCCATTCAGCAAATGGAGGCAGCGATTGTTTCCAAGGAAGACAGCAAGCTTTTACAAATTAATCAAGTAGCGCCAGTTCTGATCATTAAACGAATTAGCTACTTATCAAATGGTGTACCTTTTGAGCTTGTACGCAGCGTTTACAGAGCGGATCGTTATAAATTTATTAGCCAAATTTCAAGGTAA
- the asnS gene encoding asparagine--tRNA ligase, producing the protein MKKIMIKDMPQHIGETVKLGAWLANKRSSGKIAFLQLRDGTGFVQGVVVKEEVGEEIFATAKGLTQETSMYIVGEVKADERSTFGCELNVTGIEVLHEAVDFPITPKEHGTEFLMDNRHLWLRSRRQHAIMNIRNEIIRSTYEFFNNNGFTKMDPPILTGSAPEGTSELFATKYFDEDAYLSQSGQLYMEAAAMALGRVFSFGPTFRAEKSKTRRHLIEFWMIEPEMAFVEFDENLEIQEQYVAHIVQSVLANCKLDLERLGRDTSKLENITAPFPRISYDDAIKFLHEQGFDDIEWGDDFGAPHETAIANHYDKPVFITCYPVGIKPFYMQPHPERDDVVLCADLIAPEGYGEIIGGSERIHDYDLLKTRLEEHNLDMGAYAWYLELRKYGSVPHSGFGLGLERTVAWISGTEHIRETIPFPRLLNRLYP; encoded by the coding sequence ATGAAGAAAATTATGATTAAAGATATGCCACAGCATATCGGCGAAACAGTAAAATTAGGCGCATGGCTTGCCAATAAGCGTTCAAGCGGTAAAATCGCCTTTTTACAATTACGTGATGGCACAGGCTTCGTGCAAGGCGTTGTTGTAAAAGAAGAGGTTGGCGAAGAAATTTTTGCTACAGCAAAAGGCTTAACGCAAGAAACATCGATGTATATTGTCGGTGAAGTGAAGGCTGATGAGCGCTCGACATTTGGCTGTGAGCTAAATGTAACGGGTATTGAAGTATTGCATGAAGCAGTAGACTTCCCAATTACACCGAAAGAGCATGGCACAGAATTTTTAATGGATAACCGCCATTTATGGCTACGTTCACGCAGACAGCATGCGATTATGAATATTCGTAATGAAATTATTCGTTCAACTTACGAGTTTTTCAATAACAATGGCTTCACAAAAATGGACCCACCAATTTTAACTGGCTCTGCACCTGAAGGAACATCTGAGCTTTTCGCAACGAAATATTTTGATGAAGATGCATACCTTTCACAATCAGGTCAGCTATACATGGAAGCGGCAGCAATGGCATTAGGACGCGTATTCTCATTCGGCCCAACATTCCGTGCTGAAAAATCAAAAACACGCCGCCACTTAATTGAGTTTTGGATGATTGAGCCAGAGATGGCATTTGTAGAGTTTGATGAAAATCTAGAAATTCAAGAGCAATATGTAGCGCATATCGTGCAGTCGGTATTAGCGAACTGCAAGCTTGACTTAGAGCGTCTTGGCCGCGATACATCGAAGCTTGAAAATATTACAGCACCATTCCCACGCATTTCATATGATGATGCGATTAAGTTTTTACATGAGCAAGGCTTTGATGATATTGAATGGGGCGATGATTTCGGTGCACCGCATGAAACAGCAATTGCCAACCATTATGATAAGCCTGTATTTATCACATGCTACCCTGTTGGCATTAAGCCATTCTACATGCAGCCGCACCCAGAGCGCGACGATGTAGTGCTTTGCGCAGATTTAATTGCACCAGAGGGCTATGGTGAAATTATTGGTGGCTCTGAGCGTATCCATGACTATGATTTATTAAAAACTCGCCTAGAAGAGCATAATTTAGATATGGGTGCATACGCTTGGTATTTGGAATTACGTAAATATGGTTCTGTACCACACTCAGGCTTCGGCTTAGGTTTAGAGCGTACAGTTGCTTGGATTTCAGGCACGGAGCATATTCGTGAAACAATTCCATTCCCACGTTTATTAAACCGTCTATACCCATAA